In Dromaius novaehollandiae isolate bDroNov1 chromosome 4, bDroNov1.hap1, whole genome shotgun sequence, a single genomic region encodes these proteins:
- the NPY2R gene encoding neuropeptide Y receptor type 2: MGPLASIGEENQTDEMKMELFTRLYLPRFTTPLNELALDPKPELKDSTTLVEVQIILIFAYCSIILLGVIGNSLVIHVIIKFKSMRTVTNFFIANLAVADLLVNTLCLPFTLVYTLLGEWKLGPVLCHLVPYAQALAVHVSTVTLTVIALDRHRCIVYHLESKISKRISFLIIGVAWAVSALLASPLAIFREYSLIEIIPDFKIVVCSEKWPGEGQLNYGTIYSVSMLLIQYVLPLAVISYAYTRIWTKLKNHVSPGTANDHYHHRRRKTTKMLVCVVVVFAVSWLPFHTFQLVSDIDSQVLDLKEYKLIYTVFHVIAMCSTFANPLLYGWMNNNYRTAFLTAFQCEQRLDSIHPEVSAAFKARKKLEAKKNKFPGDSFTQPTSV; this comes from the coding sequence ATGGGGCCTCTGGCATCAATAGGCGAAGAAAACCAGACAGACGAAATGAAAATGGAGCTGTTCACCAGGCTCTACTTGCCAAGATTCACCACACCACTCAATGAATTGGCTCTCGACCCTAAACCAGAACTGAAGGACAGCACCACGCTGGTTGAAGTGCAGATCATCCTCATCTTTGCTTACTGTTCCATCATCCTGCTGGGGGTGATCGGGAACTCCCTTGTGATCCATGTGATCATCAAGTTCAAAAGCATGCGCACAGTGACTAACTTCTTCATTGCCAACCTGGCTGTGGCTGATCTGCTGGTGAATACGTTGTGCCTGCCCTTCACGTTAGTTTACACACTGCTGGGTGAATGGAAACTGGGCCCAGTCTTGTGCCACCTGGTGCCTTATGCCCAGGCTCTTGCTGTGCATGTGTCTACTGTCACTTTGACTGTGATTGCTTTGGATCGGCATCGCTGCATCGTCTACCACTTGGAAAGCAAAATTTCCAAGCGGATCAGCTTTCTGATCATAGGAGTAGCCTGGGCAGTCAGTGCCCTGTTAGCAAGTCCTCTGGCCATCTTCCGTGAGTACTCACTGATTGAGATCATTCCTGACTTCAAGATTGTGGTCTGCTCTGAAAAGTGGCCAGGGGAGGGGCAGCTTAACTACGGCACCATCTACAGTGTCTCCATGCTTCTGATCCAGTATGTGCTGCCTTTGGCAGTTATCTCCTATGCCTACACCCGTATTTGGACCAAACTCAAGAACCACGTTAGTCCTGGGACAGCGAATGACCACTACCACCACCGGCGGCGGAAAACCACCAAGATGTTGGTGTGTGTGGTTGTGGTGTTTGCTGTCAGCTGGCTGCCCTTTCACACCTTCCAACTGGTCAGTGATATTGACAGCCAGGTGTTAGACCTGAAAGAATACAAACTGATCTACACAGTGTTTCATGTCATTGCCATGTGTTCAACCTTTGCTAACCCCCTCCTCTATGGCTGGATGAATAACAACTATAGGACGGCCTTCCTCACGGCCTTCCAGTGTGAACAGCGGTTGGACTCCATCCACCCTGAAGTATCGGCAGCTTTCAAAGCCAGGAAGAAACTAGAAGCAAAGAAGAACAAATTCCCTGGAGACTCTTTCACACAACCTACCAGTGTCTAA